The window ACGAGCGCGTCGTCGATACCCACATTGCCCGCCTGCGCAAGAAAGTTGAACCCGACTCGTCGCAGCCCACCTTTGTGAAAACAGTGACCGGCGTGGGGTATCGGTTTGAGGATGAGGCGGTGTAGGGGAGTTGGGGAGAGTTTTGAGTTTTGAATGTTTCGCATCAACAAAAACTAAAACTAAGCACTCAAAACTTTTCTCCCCCATCCCCTCATCCTCCTCACCTCCCCCATCTCCCTCATCCTCATGTCCCTCTGGCAGCTAGATCAAATCCGCATCGTCCTAGTCGAGCCAGCGGGGCCTTTAAACGTGGGCGCTACGGCGCGGGTAATGAAGAATATGGGTTTGCGCCATTTGGTGCTGGTCAACCCTCAATGCGACCCGGCCTCGGAGGATGCCCTGCGGATGGCGGTGCACGGCGGCGATGTGCTGGCAGCGGCGACCACGGTGTTGAGCCTGCCGGAGGCGATCGCCGGGTGTGAGCGGGCGATCGCCACCACCGGTCGCCTGCACCGCCAAGACCAGCCCCTAGAGCTGCCGGAAACCGCCCTGCCCTGGCTGCTGCCCCCCACGCCAGCAGAGAGCTTTGCTGCCGCCCTGATCTTTGGCCCCGAAGATCGGGGGCTGAGCAACGACGAGCTGATCTATGCCCAGCGCTGGGTACGTATTCCGGCCAGCGACAGCTATCCATCATTGAATCTGGCTCAGGCGGTAGCGGTTTGTGCCTATTTGATCCATCGGGTGGCGATGGCTGAGGCGCTAGGGGCAGCGTTTCCGGCCGTGGGGGTAGCGGCGGCGGAGGGGCATTTAGCGCCTCTGGAGCAGATAGAAGGCTTTTATCAAGATTTGGAAATCGTTTTGCTGAAAATCGGTTATCTTTACCCCCATACCGCCGCAAGCCGCATGGCTAAACTGCGGCGATTGCTGCATCGAGCCGGTCCCGATCGCCAAGAATTGGCTATGCTTAGGGGCGTTTTGCGGCAGATCAATTGGGCGGCCAGCCAGGCTCCCAAGAACGACTAACTTGCGATCGCAGCAACAGACGGGTGAACGGGCACACAGGGCGAAAGACAATGGCACAGTACGACGATCCTCGCAATCCATTTTCGGCAGGCCGTCCTGAGGCGGGCTCGCCTTGGGGAGAGTCAAACCCAGGGCCTAGCCCTGGTCGCGACGGGCTTCAGCTGCCGGGCGAAGCCGACCCCGGTGGTTGGGGCAACGACGGGCAGCGCCCGTCGTCCGTTGCCCGCCGCCGCAACCAGTGGCGGCAGCACCAGCAGCTTGCCCCCGATTTTGGCTCAGCCCCGGTGGAGCCCGAGATCGAACCGGTCATTCGCCCCACTGCCCGCAACGCCTCGCTACCAACCTTTCGCCGGGCTCCAGCCCAGCCCCAGCCCAGCAGCCCTAGGCCCGCTGCCCCTAAGGGGCGAATTCCTGAGCCTCGCTCGGCTCCCCGGGGGCAGGCGGCTCCGCCGAGCGCGCCTCGACCGGGTGCCCCGCCGCTGCAAATGCACCCCCACAGCATTCACCCCAGCACCTTGAATCCCAACGGTACGGTCGCTCCAGCGGGAGAGCCAACCGTCGCCAGAGCCCTGCCTCCCAACGTCACTCCCCTACGTCCCCAGTCTCGGCGAACGGCGATCGCCCCCACTGCCCCCCAACCCCAGCGGACTGGCCTATCGGCCCCCGGCACGCTGGAAGAGGCTGCTAACCCCGGCGGCGTGGGCGACAGTTCGCTGCCGCCCCGGCGATCGCGGGCGGCGACGGCTCGGCGACGGCTAGCCAATCCTCCCCTGCCGCTGCTCTACCTGATTCGGCTGATTATTTTGGGAGTGGGGGTAGCGGCGATCGCCGGCACCCTGCTATCGGTGCTCAGCCCCAGCAATGTGGCTACCCCTGGGGAGGCTGCCGTCCCCACTGCCCAGGCTAAGTCCGGTCGTGCTGCCGGTTCTTTAGTGCAGGGCACCGCTGCCAGTGTGGCCGACCTGCGCCTGACCGGTGAAATTTCTCACCTCAAGAGCGAGCTTGAGCAGTTAGCCACCCTGACTCCAGGCCTCACTCCGGTCAGCTTTGCCGTTGACCTCGATTCTGGCCAGTATATTGACCTGGGCGGAGCCGAGCCCGTCGCCTCGGCTAGCACCATTAAGGTGCCAATTTTAGTGGCCTTTTTGCAGCAGGTCGACGCGGGCACCCTGGCCCTCAACCAATCCATGGCCCTGCAAGAGGAGTACATGGCGAACGGCTCAGGTACCCTGCGCGGCGAAGCGGTGGGCACTGAATACACCGCCTTAGAGATCGCCACTCGCATGATTGTGACCAGCGACAACACCGCCACCAACATGATG is drawn from Leptolyngbya subtilissima AS-A7 and contains these coding sequences:
- a CDS encoding RNA methyltransferase; this encodes MSLWQLDQIRIVLVEPAGPLNVGATARVMKNMGLRHLVLVNPQCDPASEDALRMAVHGGDVLAAATTVLSLPEAIAGCERAIATTGRLHRQDQPLELPETALPWLLPPTPAESFAAALIFGPEDRGLSNDELIYAQRWVRIPASDSYPSLNLAQAVAVCAYLIHRVAMAEALGAAFPAVGVAAAEGHLAPLEQIEGFYQDLEIVLLKIGYLYPHTAASRMAKLRRLLHRAGPDRQELAMLRGVLRQINWAASQAPKND
- a CDS encoding serine hydrolase, producing MAQYDDPRNPFSAGRPEAGSPWGESNPGPSPGRDGLQLPGEADPGGWGNDGQRPSSVARRRNQWRQHQQLAPDFGSAPVEPEIEPVIRPTARNASLPTFRRAPAQPQPSSPRPAAPKGRIPEPRSAPRGQAAPPSAPRPGAPPLQMHPHSIHPSTLNPNGTVAPAGEPTVARALPPNVTPLRPQSRRTAIAPTAPQPQRTGLSAPGTLEEAANPGGVGDSSLPPRRSRAATARRRLANPPLPLLYLIRLIILGVGVAAIAGTLLSVLSPSNVATPGEAAVPTAQAKSGRAAGSLVQGTAASVADLRLTGEISHLKSELEQLATLTPGLTPVSFAVDLDSGQYIDLGGAEPVASASTIKVPILVAFLQQVDAGTLALNQSMALQEEYMANGSGTLRGEAVGTEYTALEIATRMIVTSDNTATNMMIASLGGIEALNQTFTAWGLEHTVLRNPLPDLDGTNTTSAKDLTLLMALIDQGGLLTPRSRDRLFSIMQRTENESLIPSGIRDGSLLANKTGDIEAMLGDVALVDVPNGKRYALAVLVQRPSNDGRASELIRRMTETIHAEMAQPVAPVGGSGAAPAPLSPPGEFETEPLPEEFETQPSQGYEDPYAPAPVDLAPPDRAPGRDEIPPG